In one window of Photorhabdus laumondii subsp. laumondii DNA:
- a CDS encoding lipopolysaccharide biosynthesis protein: protein MNHKLLRNISGLLLSSLFSQILLLLSTPVLTRLFSPEELGIYASFSSLLSVFAVGACLRYEFSISSSGKSREINSLVTLSCIIPITISLIVITVFAISNTPEKIIIGNYIYYIPLGIITYGFYRAVSFNSIREKQYHALSITKITQTVAMISTQIIGGIAHLGASSLILGQILGQSLGVLFLSKRSKYRLIISKHELRKIRLLAKKYYRFPVYDFPAASINTLSNELPQLFIMSTYGLKSAGFYLIASRISGAPITLLSQTVSSILQGYLKDTLISPFLKIKKTFYCLTLIAILFAIVTYFTGIPIITFIFGEEWRESGKYLLCLIPHLCGQIIYSSLSVYLSIYEHQKSNLFIQTTSIILRLIALLTGYLLGDIYLTLLLFSLTSFVLYMTSTAYILKLSFMRQ from the coding sequence ATGAATCATAAATTATTGAGGAATATATCTGGCTTATTACTCTCATCATTATTCAGCCAGATATTATTATTACTATCAACACCCGTATTAACAAGACTATTTTCACCGGAAGAATTAGGTATTTACGCTTCATTTTCATCGCTTTTAAGTGTTTTTGCCGTAGGTGCTTGTCTTCGATATGAATTTTCAATAAGTTCATCAGGGAAAAGTCGTGAAATTAACTCATTAGTCACATTATCTTGCATTATTCCAATAACCATTAGCCTAATCGTTATCACTGTTTTTGCAATATCTAACACACCAGAAAAAATAATTATAGGAAACTATATATACTATATCCCGCTAGGTATTATCACTTATGGATTTTATCGAGCAGTGAGTTTCAATAGTATAAGAGAAAAACAATACCATGCACTCTCTATCACTAAAATAACGCAAACCGTTGCCATGATTAGCACCCAAATCATTGGCGGCATTGCCCATTTAGGCGCAAGCAGTCTCATCTTAGGCCAAATATTAGGCCAATCATTAGGTGTTCTATTTTTAAGTAAAAGATCCAAATATCGTTTAATTATCAGCAAACATGAACTTAGAAAAATAAGACTACTGGCTAAGAAATATTATCGATTTCCCGTTTATGATTTTCCTGCGGCTTCAATTAACACATTGAGTAATGAACTGCCCCAATTATTTATCATGTCCACCTATGGGCTAAAATCGGCAGGATTTTATTTAATTGCATCCAGAATATCAGGAGCCCCAATTACACTATTATCCCAAACCGTTTCATCTATATTACAAGGATATTTAAAAGACACGCTTATATCACCTTTCTTAAAGATAAAAAAAACATTTTATTGCCTAACACTGATTGCTATTTTATTTGCTATAGTGACATACTTCACGGGCATACCCATCATAACCTTTATCTTCGGTGAAGAGTGGCGAGAATCAGGTAAATATCTATTATGCTTAATACCACACTTATGCGGGCAAATAATATACTCATCGTTATCGGTATATTTATCAATTTATGAACATCAGAAAAGCAATTTATTTATTCAGACAACATCGATTATATTAAGATTAATCGCCCTCCTTACTGGATATCTATTAGGCGATATTTACCTTACCCTATTATTATTTTCACTCACAAGTTTTGTTCTCTATATGACAAGTACGGCTTATATTTTAAAATTATCTTTCATGCGTCAATAA